The genome window GGGATGAGGTAGAGCAGGTTGTACCGGAAGAGAAGGTGGGCCGCCAGGGCGCTCCCGGAGAGGACGACCAGCAGCCCGCGGCCGAACTCGAAGACCCAGCGGACCCTCCGCTGCGCCGCGTGCGGGCGGCGGATCCCGGCTAAAAAACCGGCGCAGGCCAGGCCGAGGGCGGGAAGGGCCCACACCGCCAGCGCCCCCCAGTCCCGGACACTGACGGCGATGGACGAGAGGTCCAGCCGCCCGGCCGGCTTCCGTCTCCCGGCACGAAAGGGGGGCGCGGCCCGCGGCTCGCCGGCCGGGGCCGTGGCCCGGATTAGGTCCGTCATGGCGGGGTTCATGACGAGGCGGGTGTCGAGGCCCGCGTCCCGGAGCATCTTCTTCTCTTCTTCCGACAGGGAGTCGTAGCTGAGCACCAGTTCCGCCTCCCGAACCGGGTCGGGAGGGTCGGCGAGAAGGTTCTCGAAAAGCGGTCGGAAGAAGGCCACAAGCTGCTCCGCCATCTTGCGGTAGCCGACCTCGGGCGGGAGCCAAGCCGAGCCGACCGCCAGCGTCAGCAGCAGGAACAGTCTGATGGCCAGGGATTTGGTGGTCAAGTCATCCCCTGGGTCCAGCCATTTAACGGGGTCTCGACAACCCCGGCCTCGAACGCGCACGTTTCTGCAACGCCGTTGTTTGTGCCATGGCCCGGGGGGCGATGCCACTTCCCAGGGGGATGCCGGTTTTTTATGACCCTTGTCGAGGATAGTGCCGGATCGCGGCCCCGTCAAGGGGGAAAAACCCGTGCCGCGCGAAGGCTGCCGGAGGGGGCCCTGCGTCCTGCGGAGTGCGGCGCGAAGGCCGCCGGAGGGGGCCCTGCGTCCTGTGGAGTGCGGCGCGAAGGCTGCCGGAGCGCCGCTTTGACCGCGCCGCGCAGGCTGCCGGAGCGGCGCGGCCCGCCGAGCCGTCAGCCATTCCCTGAAGACGGCGCTCCGGAAGCCTGCGCGCCTTGCTTTTCGGGTCGGTTCCAAAGCGGCGCTCCGGCAGCCTGCGCGCCGCACTCCCCGGTTTGCCCGCCGCCGCGGGAACCGGAGCGCCCCGCACGCGGCCGCATCGTGTCTTCCAACGCACTCCGCCTCCCGCTTGCCTTTTGCCTCCCGCCATCTTCGGCGGTATAATGCCTCGCGACGCGAAGCGGAAAGGAGCGGGGTGAATGGGCGAGCGGGACGAATCGGGGAAGGCGAGGCGCCACTGGCTCCGAACGGCCCTGGTGATCGGGCTCAACGCTCTCCTGGCCGGCGCCGGCCTGCTGGGAACGTACCGGATGTCCGAGAAGGCGGGGCTCCCGGTCGAACTCTCCGCCGGTCCCGGCGGTGTGCCGGTCGTCTCCGGTCCGGGAGGCGAATCCCCGGGCGCCCCCGCCGGAGGGACCTCCAGGGCGCCGGCCCCGGCCGACGCGCAAAACGCCCTGCTCCCGGGCGACGTGATCCTCGCCCTCGACGGCCGTCCCACGCCCTCGCCCGCGGCCGCCGAGTTTGCCCTGGACGGCCGGCGCATCGGCGACACGGTTCAGGTGGCCTTCCGGCGCGACGGCGCCGCCAGCGTGGCCGACGCCCGGCTCCGTCCCGTACACGGCGCCTTCTTCCTGACGCTCACCGTCCTGGGCGCCAGCCTCTGTTTCTTCACCGGGCTGCTGGCTTCCCTCCAGTCCCCTGACCGGACCGAAACCCTGCTCTTCCAGGGGCTGACCGCCGCCCTGGCCACCCTGGTCCTGACGGGCCCGGGTTGCCGGGCCCTTCCCCCGCCCTGGCTGGGGCTCGGCCTCGGCGCCCTCAACGCCTTCGCCGTGTCCGCCGTCCCCGTCCTGCTGGCGGCCACGGCACGGCGCTACCCCGCGGGGCGGGGCCCGGGGCCCGTCGTCTGGGCGCCGCTGGCGGCCGTCGGCGCCCTCCTGGCAACCTGGCGCATTGCGGCGTTTTTTCAGGCCGCCGCCGGCGCCTCCCCCGCCCCCTACCTGGACGCGGTACGGGCAGGCAGGGCCTGGTTCCTCGCCGGGCTGGCCCTGGCCACCCTCCTGCTGGTGCGCTCCTGCCGCCCGGCCGGGGGACCCGCCCGCCGCCGGTGCCTCCCCCTGCTCCTGTGGCTGTGGCCCGGCCTGACCGCCTTCGCCCTGCTTCGGGAACTCCCCGCCCTGGCGGGCTGGACGCCGGTAACCCCCGTGCCGCTCGGGGTCACCATCGCCGTCCTGAGCGCCCTCGGGACGGCGGCGGCCGCCCTCACCCACCGGCGGTGGGACATCAGCCCCGCCTTCAACCGGGGCGCCGTCCTCACCGGGCTTTTCGCCCTGTTCCTGGTCTTCTACGCCGGCCTGCTGGCCGTCTTTTCGGTCCTGATTGGCGATTTCCCCCTTCCCGTCGCCTTCTCCGCCTCCACCGGGGCGGCGGTCACGGCGGCCATCGGGTTCGGCCCGTTCCGGGAGCACCTTCAGCGATTCCTGGACCGTTTCCTGTTCACGCGCTCCTACCAGCTCCAGGCCGCCGCCGCGCGGGCCGCCGAGGCCTGCCGGCTGGCGGCGGACCCGGACGCGCTGGCGGGGGAATTGGCGGAAGCCCTCAAGGCCGGCCTGCCCACGGACCACGCGTCCCTGGCCCTCGACCTTGCCGACGGCACAACCGGTTACGGGGAGGCGGCCGGCCTGGACCTCCCGGTCCGGGCCCCCGGCGGGGACCTCCTGGGGCGGCTGATCGTCGGCCCCCGGCGGGACGGCGAGGCCTACGACGAGGCCGAGTCCGGCTTCCTGGAGGGCGTGGCCTCCCAGGCCGGCACCGCCCTCGAGCGGATCCGGCTCCAGGAGTCCCTGGTGCGCGGCCGGCTCGAGGCGGAGCGCCAGGCGGAGCTGAACCGCCTGAAGTCCTTTTTCGTCGCGGGGGTTTCCCACGAACTGAAGACGCCCCTCACGGGGATCCGCATGTTCGCGGAGCTGCTCGTCGGCCGGCTCGCGCCGGAGGACCGCCGGACCCGGGAATACCTGGCGGTGATCGAGGGCGAGAGCGCCCGCCTGGAGCGCATGGTGGAGAACATCCTGGACGCCGGGCGGATCGAGCGCGGGGAAAAGCACTACCACTTCGCCCCGGTCAACCTGAACGACGCCGTTCGGGGGGTGCTCCGCATCCTCCGGTACCCGATGAAGATGAAGGGGACGACGCTGCGGCTGCGCTTCGCCCGACCCGACCCGGTGGTCCGGGCGGACCCCGACGCCCTGGCCCAGGCCCTCGTCAACGTGATCGCCAACGCCCTGAAATACTCCCCCGAGGCCCCCCGGATCCGCATCGTGACGTCCCGCCGCCCCGGCGAGGCCACCGTGGCGGTGGAGGACCGGGGGATCGGCATCGCGCCCGGCGAGGTGGAGCGGATCTTCACCCCCTACTTCCGGTCCGCCGACGCCGAGGTCCGGCGGCGCCCGGGGGCGGGCCTGGGACTCTCCCTGGTGCGCCACATCCTGGACGCCCACGGGGGCCGCGTCGAGGCGTCCAGCCGGCTCGGGGAGGGGAGCACCTTCACCCTGGCCTTTCCCCTGGGGGATCCCTCGGCCCTCCCGAGGGATGAGAAACTCCAGCCGTCGATGGGTACGGATGTCATGCCAGGAAGAGGGTGACCCGAGTCCGCCCGACGGGGCCCTTTTCGTGTATTTCGTGTATTTATCGGTAGATAAAGAAACGGAGGTGAATGTACATGGCACGCATCCTGGTGATCGAAGACGACCCCGCCATCCGGATGGGGCTGGAAGCCGGCCTGTCCGCCGACGGCCACGAGGTGAAGACGGCGGGCGACGGGGAGAAGGGACTGCAGGCGGCCCGCCGCGAGGGGATCGACCTGATCCTCCTGGACCTGATGCTTCCCCGGAAGAGCGGGGAGGACATCTGCCGCGAGCTGAGGGCGGCGGGCGTCCGTACGCCGATCATCATGCTCACCAGCAAGAAGGAGGAGATCGACAAGGTGGTCGGCCTCGAACTGGGCGCCGACG of Acidobacteriota bacterium contains these proteins:
- a CDS encoding PDZ domain-containing protein; amino-acid sequence: MGERDESGKARRHWLRTALVIGLNALLAGAGLLGTYRMSEKAGLPVELSAGPGGVPVVSGPGGESPGAPAGGTSRAPAPADAQNALLPGDVILALDGRPTPSPAAAEFALDGRRIGDTVQVAFRRDGAASVADARLRPVHGAFFLTLTVLGASLCFFTGLLASLQSPDRTETLLFQGLTAALATLVLTGPGCRALPPPWLGLGLGALNAFAVSAVPVLLAATARRYPAGRGPGPVVWAPLAAVGALLATWRIAAFFQAAAGASPAPYLDAVRAGRAWFLAGLALATLLLVRSCRPAGGPARRRCLPLLLWLWPGLTAFALLRELPALAGWTPVTPVPLGVTIAVLSALGTAAAALTHRRWDISPAFNRGAVLTGLFALFLVFYAGLLAVFSVLIGDFPLPVAFSASTGAAVTAAIGFGPFREHLQRFLDRFLFTRSYQLQAAAARAAEACRLAADPDALAGELAEALKAGLPTDHASLALDLADGTTGYGEAAGLDLPVRAPGGDLLGRLIVGPRRDGEAYDEAESGFLEGVASQAGTALERIRLQESLVRGRLEAERQAELNRLKSFFVAGVSHELKTPLTGIRMFAELLVGRLAPEDRRTREYLAVIEGESARLERMVENILDAGRIERGEKHYHFAPVNLNDAVRGVLRILRYPMKMKGTTLRLRFARPDPVVRADPDALAQALVNVIANALKYSPEAPRIRIVTSRRPGEATVAVEDRGIGIAPGEVERIFTPYFRSADAEVRRRPGAGLGLSLVRHILDAHGGRVEASSRLGEGSTFTLAFPLGDPSALPRDEKLQPSMGTDVMPGRG